One window of the Salminus brasiliensis chromosome 1, fSalBra1.hap2, whole genome shotgun sequence genome contains the following:
- the cited2 gene encoding cbp/p300-interacting transactivator 2: MVDRMMAMNHGRFPEAVNGLHQHHHHHQQQQQQQRRMGMGQFSNPLQQQHGYSNGLLEPMHYGNGGGSHGLRHPGGGVAAPARFATQFVATGGQGQLAASMQLQKLNTQYYSQHHHHHPHQQPQQQQHQQQQQQHLLHYPHELQGGFRDAGARLGAAGREPPQLPAAHSVIDTDLIDEEVLMALVVEMGLDRIKELPELWLGQNEFDFMTDFVCKQQPSRVSC, encoded by the coding sequence ATGGTCGATCGCATGATGGCAATGAACCATGGCCGATTCCCCGAAGCTGTGAACGGTCTGCAccaacaccatcaccaccaccagcagcagcagcagcagcagcgcagGATGGGAATGGGACAGTTCTCCAACCCCCTCCAGCAGCAACACGGCTACAGTAACGGCTTGCTGGAGCCCATGCACTACGGCAACGGCGGTGGAAGCCACGGGCTCCGGCACCCGGGCGGCGGTGTGGCGGCGCCCGCGCGCTTCGCCACTCAGTTCGTGGCCACCGGCGGCCAGGGGCAGCTGGCGGCGAGTATGCAGCTGCAGAAGCTCAACACGCAGTACTACAGccagcaccaccatcaccacccgCACCAGCAGCCgcaacaacagcagcaccaacagcagcagcagcagcacctccTCCACTACCCGCACGAGCTGCAGGGGGGGTTCCGGGACGCCGGGGCCAGGCTCGGGGCTGCGGGGAGAGAGCCTCCGCAGCTGCCCGCCGCCCACAGCGTCATCGACACGGACCTGATCGACGAGGAGGTGCTCATGGCGCTGGTGGTCGAAATGGGACTGGACAGGATAAAGGAGCTGCCCGAGCTGTGGCTGGGGCAGAACGAGTTCGACTTCATGACAGACTTCGTGTGCAAGCAGCAGCCCAGCCGAGTGAGCTGCTAA